A region from the Hippoglossus hippoglossus isolate fHipHip1 chromosome 16, fHipHip1.pri, whole genome shotgun sequence genome encodes:
- the LOC117776280 gene encoding uncharacterized protein LOC117776280 isoform X1, giving the protein MRRCFLSLFSTVGPFARPLSHVSSQSPESAPLSSPSRMCLEQACASLSSETSGVSEAARLLPSSPSRLVVKEEPCDIDTVLIKWEMSEERFGECQESTGSTCQDEDGLAVKKTPDGRERVNFREEPEADEDENQITDGEHLRNKKKGVPMSQLPEEAQRLKRAAWRAASRRYYARKVARQQPNPSRCNPFPHMSASQYAQPLSFMEKRRRTLISHLPEESQLMQREAWRAASRRYYARKTARPQMDHTQYEHLLQNTEPSGETQEPDGAGSHGNSEGIMCS; this is encoded by the exons ATGAGACgctgttttttgtctcttttctccacAGTGGGTCCTTTTGCGAGACCCCTCTCACACGTCTCCTCCCAAAGCCCAGAGTCGGCTCCTCTGTCGTCCCCCAGCAGAATGTGCCTGGAGCAGGCCTGCGCCTCCCTCTCCTCAGAGACTTCAGGTGTATCGGAGGCAGCCAGACTTCTGCCCTCATCTCCCAGCAGACTCGTGGTCAAAGAAGAGCCGTGTGACATCGACACAGTTTTAATCAAGTGGGAGATGAGCGAGGAGAGATTCGGGGAGTGTCAGGAGAGCACAGGAAGTACATGTCAGGACGAAGACGGCCTCGCtgtaaaaa AAACACCGGACGGCAGAGAGAGGGTAAACTTCAGGGAGGAACCTGAAGCCGACGAAGATGAAAACCAAATCACAGATGGAGAGCACCTGAG GAACAAGAAGAAGGGCGTGCCGATGTCCCAGCTGCCGGAGGAGGCTCAGAGACTGAAGCGGGCGGCGTGGAGAGCAGCGTCCAGGCGCTACTACGCCCGGAAAGTAGCCCGGCAGCAGCCAAACCCCTCGCGCTGCAACCCCTTCCCCCACATGTCGGCCTCGCAGTATGCACAACCTCTCTCCTTcatggaaaagaggaggaggacgctgATATCTCATCTACCCGAAGAGTCTCAGCTGATGCAGAGGGAGGCGTGGAGAGCCGCGTCCAGGAGGTACTACGCCCGGAAAACTGCCCGTCCCCAGATGGACCACACGCAGTACGAACACCTGCTCCAGAACACGGAGCCTTCTGGAGAGACACAGGAACCTGACGGAGCCGGATCCCACGGCAACAGCGAAGGAATCATGTGCAGCTGA
- the LOC117776280 gene encoding uncharacterized protein LOC117776280 isoform X2 translates to MCLEQACASLSSETSGVSEAARLLPSSPSRLVVKEEPCDIDTVLIKWEMSEERFGECQESTGSTCQDEDGLAVKKTPDGRERVNFREEPEADEDENQITDGEHLRNKKKGVPMSQLPEEAQRLKRAAWRAASRRYYARKVARQQPNPSRCNPFPHMSASQYAQPLSFMEKRRRTLISHLPEESQLMQREAWRAASRRYYARKTARPQMDHTQYEHLLQNTEPSGETQEPDGAGSHGNSEGIMCS, encoded by the exons ATGTGCCTGGAGCAGGCCTGCGCCTCCCTCTCCTCAGAGACTTCAGGTGTATCGGAGGCAGCCAGACTTCTGCCCTCATCTCCCAGCAGACTCGTGGTCAAAGAAGAGCCGTGTGACATCGACACAGTTTTAATCAAGTGGGAGATGAGCGAGGAGAGATTCGGGGAGTGTCAGGAGAGCACAGGAAGTACATGTCAGGACGAAGACGGCCTCGCtgtaaaaa AAACACCGGACGGCAGAGAGAGGGTAAACTTCAGGGAGGAACCTGAAGCCGACGAAGATGAAAACCAAATCACAGATGGAGAGCACCTGAG GAACAAGAAGAAGGGCGTGCCGATGTCCCAGCTGCCGGAGGAGGCTCAGAGACTGAAGCGGGCGGCGTGGAGAGCAGCGTCCAGGCGCTACTACGCCCGGAAAGTAGCCCGGCAGCAGCCAAACCCCTCGCGCTGCAACCCCTTCCCCCACATGTCGGCCTCGCAGTATGCACAACCTCTCTCCTTcatggaaaagaggaggaggacgctgATATCTCATCTACCCGAAGAGTCTCAGCTGATGCAGAGGGAGGCGTGGAGAGCCGCGTCCAGGAGGTACTACGCCCGGAAAACTGCCCGTCCCCAGATGGACCACACGCAGTACGAACACCTGCTCCAGAACACGGAGCCTTCTGGAGAGACACAGGAACCTGACGGAGCCGGATCCCACGGCAACAGCGAAGGAATCATGTGCAGCTGA
- the LOC117776283 gene encoding protein rapunzel-like: MDMMDEDIIDDRAKLKQGLVKVLQCVATISSAAAVVNPIFGVAGSLIRVVLHHVDDEDIRTLKREFGSVNRMLDQLSQQNRNTLVQIKKETLDGQYGQVEENLKNQFRKFMEMVEARPEHRVRKKDDYEESYSNDLGDQNLHTLYDGVVGKPKLFSRPILEVYLKHSQGDRPTMERLCTRLTYLFCIGLIALMGYAAVIGDDEESLTEEWAEKMEHVQEKMQEALRRCQ, encoded by the coding sequence ATGGACATGATGGACGAGGACATCATCGATGACCGGGCCAAGCTGAAGCAGGGCCTCGTCAAAGTGCTCCAGTGCGTGGCCACCATCTCCTCAGCCGCAGCTGTGGTTAACCCCATTTTTGGGGTGGCCGGCTCCCTGATCAGGGTGGTGCTGCACCACGTTGACGACGAGGACATCCGCACCCTGAAACGTGAGTTTGGCTCGGTCAACCGGATGCTGGACCAGCTGTCCCAGCAGAATCGCAACACGCTGGTGCAGATCAAGAAGGAGACGCTGGACGGCCAGTACGGTCAGGTGGAGGAGAACCTGAAGAACCAGTTCAGAAAGTTCATGGAGATGGTGGAGGCGCGGCCGGAGCACCGCGTGCGCAAGAAGGACGACTACGAAGAAAGCTACTCCAATGACTTGGGTGACCAGAACCTGCACACGCTCTACGACGGCGTGGTGGGTAAACCGAAGCTCTTCAGCAGGCCCATCCTGGAGGTGTACCTGAAGCACTCGCAGGGCGACCGCCCCACCATGGAGCGACTCTGCACGCGCCTCACCTACCTGTTCTGCATCGGCCTCATCGCCCTGATGGGCTACGCCGCCGTCATCGGGGACGATGAGGAGAGCCTGACTGAGGAGTGGGCCGAGAAGATGGAGCATGTGCAGGAGAAGATGCAGGAGGCTCTTCGCAGGTGCCAATGA